The Tenrec ecaudatus isolate mTenEca1 chromosome 7, mTenEca1.hap1, whole genome shotgun sequence genome window below encodes:
- the OARD1 gene encoding ADP-ribose glycohydrolase OARD1, giving the protein MADSPKEDTEESRITYVKGDLFSCPKTDSLAHCISEDCRMGAGIAVLFKKKFGGVQELLSQQKKTGEVAVLKRDGQYIYYLITKKRASHKPTYENLQKSLEAMKTHCLQNGVTNLSMPRIGCGLDGLQWENVSTILEEVFEATDIQITVYTL; this is encoded by the exons ATGGCTGACAGCCCTAAGGAAGACACGGAAGAAAGCCGA ATCACATATGTCAAAGGAGACCTTTTTTCATGCCCGAAAACAGACTCTCTGGCCCACTGCATCAGTGAGGACTGTCGCATGGGTGCTGGGATAGCCGTCCTCTTCAAGAAGAAATTTGGAGGGGTACAGGAACTGCTAAGTCAGC aGAAGAAAACTGGAGAGGTGGCTGTCTTAAAGCGAGATGGGCAGTACATCTATTACTTG ATTACAAAGAAAAGGGCTTCGCACAAACcaacttatgaaaacttacagaaGAGCTTGGAGGCCATGAAGACGCATTGTCTGCAGAATGGGGTCACCAACCTCTCCATGCCCAG AATTGGGTGTGGTCTCGATGGCCTGCAGTGGGAGAATGTGTCCACAATACTGGAGGAGGTGTTCGAGGCAACCGACATCCAGATCACCGTGTACACGCTCTGA